In the Geothermobacter ehrlichii genome, one interval contains:
- a CDS encoding formate dehydrogenase subunit gamma: MSNYVDRFDAFDRIVHWTLAVSFILLVLSGLGLFAHTFFGYFGLFGGPQQGIMAHKIAGVVFLVCSVLLFLRHMGELCRFDADDRRWIVKMGGYLSRRHEDIPQGKFNAGQKLFGIFSFVAALVMGITGYVIWEPTAFGRELTQFSLMLHGLFFVLWMVGMIVHVYLATIGNPGTLEGMLYGQVRKAWARKHASKWFQKVAGNR; encoded by the coding sequence ATGTCAAACTACGTTGACCGTTTTGATGCCTTTGACCGCATCGTCCACTGGACGCTGGCCGTTTCCTTCATTCTGCTGGTGCTTTCGGGACTTGGACTCTTTGCTCACACCTTCTTTGGCTATTTTGGCCTGTTTGGCGGACCGCAACAGGGAATTATGGCGCACAAGATCGCGGGAGTGGTTTTCCTGGTCTGTTCGGTGCTGCTCTTTCTGCGTCATATGGGTGAGCTCTGCCGTTTCGATGCCGACGACCGGCGCTGGATCGTCAAGATGGGAGGCTACCTCTCCCGCAGGCATGAGGACATTCCCCAAGGCAAATTCAACGCCGGCCAGAAGCTGTTCGGCATCTTTTCCTTCGTTGCGGCTCTGGTCATGGGAATAACCGGCTACGTCATCTGGGAACCGACGGCATTCGGCCGGGAACTGACGCAGTTCTCGCTGATGCTGCACGGGCTCTTCTTTGTTCTCTGGATGGTCGGCATGATCGTTCATGTCTATCTCGCCACCATCGGCAATCCCGGCACGCTCGAAGGGATGCTCTACGGTCAGGTGCGCAAGGCCTGGGCAAGGAAACACGCCAGCAAGTGGTTTCAGAAGGTAGCCGGAAACCGGTGA
- a CDS encoding 4Fe-4S dicluster domain-containing protein: MKRKAFLVDTTRCTACRSCQVACKQWNKLEADSTVNRGSYENPPDLTPMLYNQIHFIEQDRGEDLRWLFINRRCLHCADAGCVKVCPSAGALYHTREGLVAYNRDKCIECHYCVNGCPFDVPRYDARRKVTKCHGCSDRVQNGLLPACVKACPTKTLQFGDRDQLIAEARAAGKKLYGEKDLGGLGVLYVLDDEPGTYRLPKNPAIPASIFFWKDVVKPLGILGFWGALGAAALHYVTVGPKKIDAPDEQQHKGGE, translated from the coding sequence ATGAAAAGAAAAGCCTTTTTGGTCGATACCACCCGTTGCACCGCCTGCCGCAGCTGCCAGGTCGCCTGCAAGCAGTGGAACAAGCTCGAGGCCGATTCCACGGTCAACCGGGGAAGCTATGAGAATCCGCCGGATCTGACGCCGATGCTCTACAACCAGATTCACTTCATCGAACAGGACAGGGGAGAAGATCTGCGCTGGCTGTTCATCAACCGGCGCTGCCTGCACTGCGCCGATGCCGGCTGCGTCAAGGTCTGTCCTTCTGCCGGCGCCCTCTATCACACCAGGGAGGGCCTGGTCGCCTACAATCGGGACAAGTGCATCGAGTGCCACTATTGCGTCAACGGCTGTCCCTTCGATGTGCCGCGTTACGATGCGAGACGGAAGGTGACCAAGTGTCATGGCTGCAGCGACCGGGTGCAGAACGGATTGTTGCCGGCTTGCGTCAAGGCCTGTCCCACCAAGACCCTGCAGTTCGGAGACCGGGATCAGCTGATCGCCGAAGCCAGGGCCGCCGGCAAAAAACTCTACGGCGAGAAAGATCTCGGCGGACTCGGGGTGCTCTATGTCCTCGATGACGAGCCGGGAACCTACCGGCTGCCGAAGAATCCGGCCATTCCGGCGTCGATCTTCTTCTGGAAGGACGTCGTCAAACCACTCGGCATCCTCGGTTTCTGGGGCGCCCTTGGCGCCGCCGCCCTGCACTATGTCACCGTCGGGCCGAAGAAGATCGATGCACCGGATGAGCAGCAGCACAAGGGAGGTGAATGA